In a single window of the Candidatus Hydrogenedentota bacterium genome:
- a CDS encoding sulfatase, with the protein MAGDPPRPNILWLVSEDTSPDLGCYGNPLVHTPHLDRLAEQGARYDAALATCPVCSPARSAMMTGMYQTSIGAHNHRSHREDGHTLPEPVRVITHYFREAGYFVTNGRGTDWERPGKTDWNFTPSDSPFDGADWAQRAPGQPFFAQYNFSLTHRDFVRDPERPIDPAQLELPPYYPDTPLVRRDWADYLESLQVLDRQIGALLKRLEDEGLADNTIVVYHGDHGRPHVRDKQWLYEGGIRVPLIVRKPGGAGAGKVSKDLVSLIDLAPTMMRWAGITPPAHLQGQALEDIAQREFVVSARDRCDETVDRIRCLRTKRYKYIRNFYPDRPYTQFNAYKKLQYPALGVLEQWKAEGKLNEAQQAFMAERRPEEELYDLRADPHELENLAKNIEYKQLLERMRGQLDQWIADTNDQGALPEPAAVTNHWLEEARGRFEKTMQQRGLAVDATPVDHVAWWEKKLLG; encoded by the coding sequence ATGGCCGGCGATCCGCCGCGCCCCAATATTCTCTGGCTCGTGTCCGAGGATACCTCCCCCGATCTGGGCTGCTACGGGAATCCCCTCGTCCACACGCCGCACCTCGACCGGCTCGCGGAGCAGGGCGCGCGCTACGACGCCGCACTCGCCACCTGCCCCGTGTGCTCGCCGGCGCGTTCGGCAATGATGACCGGCATGTACCAGACGAGCATCGGCGCGCACAACCACCGCAGCCACCGGGAAGACGGCCACACGCTGCCGGAACCGGTCCGGGTGATCACACACTACTTCCGCGAGGCGGGCTACTTCGTCACCAACGGGCGCGGAACGGATTGGGAGCGCCCCGGGAAAACCGACTGGAACTTCACCCCCAGTGACAGCCCCTTCGACGGCGCCGACTGGGCCCAACGCGCGCCGGGCCAGCCCTTTTTCGCGCAGTACAACTTCTCCCTGACCCACCGCGATTTCGTACGCGACCCCGAGCGACCGATCGATCCGGCCCAGCTCGAACTGCCGCCCTATTACCCCGACACCCCCCTCGTCCGGCGGGACTGGGCGGATTATCTGGAGTCCCTCCAGGTGCTCGATCGCCAGATCGGGGCGCTCCTGAAGCGGCTGGAGGACGAGGGCCTCGCGGACAACACCATCGTCGTCTATCACGGCGATCATGGACGCCCGCATGTGCGCGACAAACAGTGGCTCTATGAAGGCGGTATCCGCGTGCCGCTGATCGTGCGAAAGCCCGGCGGCGCGGGCGCGGGCAAGGTTTCAAAGGACCTCGTTTCCCTCATCGACCTGGCGCCCACGATGATGCGGTGGGCGGGCATCACGCCGCCCGCGCACCTGCAGGGGCAGGCCCTCGAAGACATCGCCCAGCGCGAGTTCGTCGTGTCCGCGCGCGACCGCTGCGACGAAACCGTGGACCGGATCCGCTGCCTCCGCACGAAGCGCTACAAATACATCCGGAATTTCTACCCGGACCGCCCCTACACGCAGTTCAACGCCTACAAGAAACTGCAATACCCCGCGCTCGGCGTGCTGGAGCAGTGGAAAGCCGAAGGAAAACTCAACGAGGCGCAGCAGGCCTTCATGGCGGAGCGGCGCCCCGAGGAGGAACTCTACGACTTGAGGGCCGACCCGCACGAGCTGGAGAATCTGGCGAAGAACATTGAATACAAGCAATTGCTCGAGCGGATGCGCGGCCAGCTCGACCAGTGGATCGCGGACACCAACGATCAGGGCGCCCTCCCCGAGCCCGCCGCCGTGACAAATCACTGGCTGGAAGAGGCCCGCGGGCGCTTCGAGAAGACCATGCAGCAGCGCGGCCTGGCCGTGGACGCAACGCCAGTGGATCACGTGGCGTGGTGGGAGAAGAAGCTCCTTGGGTAG
- a CDS encoding SDR family oxidoreductase: MPAMRILIAGCGYVGSELARQLVASGHTVYGLRRNTAALPEGVAPVAADLLDPESLRGLPGGLDAAVYAASADTYGEAGYRAAYYTGLRNVAAALAGQTSLNRLLFTSSTGVYSQDDGSWLDEDSPTPAVRPTIQALLDGESLLRDLPCSAAAVRFSGIYGPGRTRLIDSVAEGTARLDPNDDRCLNHIHRDDCAGVLAHLIGLDSIAPLYLATDCAPMPRNDLLRWIAAELGLPEPAALDTAEAGARPSERGGNRRYRNQRLLDSGYRFRYPTWREGYGALIARRRRGDSTAS; encoded by the coding sequence CTGCCAGCCATGCGTATACTCATTGCCGGTTGCGGCTACGTGGGATCCGAGCTCGCGCGGCAGCTTGTCGCGTCGGGCCACACGGTGTATGGCCTGCGCCGAAATACGGCGGCGCTGCCGGAAGGCGTTGCGCCCGTCGCGGCGGACCTGCTGGATCCGGAAAGCCTCCGCGGCCTGCCGGGCGGGCTTGATGCCGCCGTGTACGCCGCAAGCGCGGATACCTATGGCGAAGCCGGATACCGAGCGGCCTACTACACCGGCCTCAGGAATGTCGCCGCGGCGCTGGCGGGGCAGACCTCGCTCAATCGCCTGCTTTTCACCTCCAGCACGGGCGTCTATTCTCAGGATGACGGGTCCTGGCTCGATGAAGACAGCCCTACGCCGGCGGTGCGCCCGACCATTCAGGCGCTGCTCGATGGCGAATCCCTGCTCCGGGACCTGCCCTGTTCCGCGGCCGCGGTGCGCTTCAGCGGCATCTACGGCCCGGGCCGCACGCGGCTGATCGACAGCGTGGCGGAGGGTACGGCGCGCCTGGACCCCAACGATGATCGTTGCCTCAACCACATCCACAGGGACGACTGCGCCGGCGTCCTGGCGCATCTGATCGGGCTGGATTCTATTGCGCCGCTGTACCTGGCGACGGACTGCGCGCCCATGCCGAGGAATGATCTGCTGCGCTGGATCGCGGCGGAACTCGGCCTGCCGGAACCGGCGGCGCTGGATACCGCGGAGGCGGGCGCCCGCCCATCGGAGCGGGGCGGGAACCGGCGCTACCGCAACCAGCGGCTGCTGGACAGCGGATACCGGTTTCGCTACCCGACCTGGCGCGAGGGCTATGGCGCGCTGATCGCGCGGCGGAGGCGCGGTGATTCGACCGCTTCCTGA
- a CDS encoding MFS transporter, with protein MKLNWSNIPFAPARLPFFYGWVLLGVATIGIVCSIPGQTMGVGIFTDALIDVLGLTRSELSLAYALGTIGSGLFLTRAGKGVDRFGIRPMAVMSSVGLGFSLIFLANLPAISAAIPFRGTLAPMLAVFFCFLFLRFFGQGCLTMVSRVAIGKWFNRYRGRAVAIMGVFTAFSFNSSPSFLNYLLNAHGWQGAAVVLAAITGLGMTAVALLFFRDTPEACGLPMDGIKLPENGDPPPGGFTAEPRAFTLAEARRTLAFWAYTAAPAAQGLVMTAITFHMASLGAEAGLDRAAAYAVFVPMAFFSVGANVVGGWLSDRIHLKWLLGFMMAMQMVGMAGLADLGSPIGRWAFILGHGFAGGLFATMSTVPFPRFYGRRHLGAISGLSMSVMVYASAAGPYLFSKGHDLFGSYRAVTLGCLVLPAIIALLGWIARNPQETCPDPS; from the coding sequence ATGAAATTGAATTGGTCCAACATCCCGTTTGCCCCCGCGCGCCTGCCGTTCTTTTATGGCTGGGTGCTCCTCGGCGTCGCGACCATCGGAATCGTGTGCAGCATCCCGGGCCAGACGATGGGTGTGGGCATCTTTACCGACGCGCTGATCGATGTGCTCGGATTGACCCGGAGTGAACTCAGCCTCGCCTACGCCCTCGGGACGATTGGCAGCGGCCTCTTTCTCACCCGGGCCGGTAAGGGGGTGGACCGGTTTGGCATCCGGCCCATGGCGGTGATGTCGTCCGTCGGCCTCGGCTTCAGCCTGATCTTCCTCGCGAACCTCCCCGCTATCTCCGCGGCGATTCCATTTCGCGGGACCCTGGCGCCGATGCTTGCGGTGTTCTTCTGCTTCCTCTTTCTGCGCTTTTTCGGGCAGGGGTGCCTGACGATGGTCTCGCGCGTGGCGATTGGTAAGTGGTTCAACCGCTACCGGGGCCGCGCGGTCGCGATTATGGGGGTGTTTACCGCCTTTTCCTTCAATTCCAGCCCGAGCTTTCTCAACTACCTGCTCAACGCGCATGGGTGGCAGGGCGCCGCCGTCGTGCTCGCCGCGATCACCGGATTGGGGATGACCGCCGTCGCGCTGTTGTTCTTTCGGGATACCCCGGAGGCCTGCGGGCTACCCATGGACGGAATCAAGCTGCCCGAGAACGGCGATCCCCCGCCGGGTGGGTTCACGGCCGAGCCGCGCGCGTTTACGCTGGCCGAGGCGCGGCGCACGCTGGCGTTCTGGGCCTATACCGCCGCGCCGGCCGCGCAGGGTCTCGTGATGACCGCGATCACGTTCCATATGGCCTCGCTCGGCGCGGAGGCGGGGCTGGATCGGGCGGCCGCCTATGCCGTCTTTGTCCCGATGGCCTTCTTCAGCGTGGGGGCGAACGTGGTAGGCGGGTGGCTGAGCGATCGTATCCACCTCAAGTGGCTGCTCGGGTTCATGATGGCGATGCAGATGGTCGGAATGGCGGGGCTTGCGGATCTGGGCTCCCCGATCGGGCGCTGGGCGTTTATCCTCGGGCACGGCTTCGCCGGGGGGCTGTTCGCCACGATGTCGACGGTTCCTTTTCCACGTTTCTACGGACGCCGGCACCTGGGTGCGATCAGCGGGTTGAGTATGTCCGTTATGGTTTATGCGAGCGCGGCGGGTCCGTATCTGTTCAGCAAGGGGCACGACCTGTTCGGATCGTATCGCGCCGTGACGCTGGGCTGTCTCGTGCTGCCGGCGATCATTGCCCTGCTCGGCTGGATCGCGCGTAATCCGCAGGAGACTTGCCCGGATCCGTCGTAG
- a CDS encoding DUF2007 domain-containing protein, whose translation MSEMVELQRYPNSAHAALVRGRLAQDGIDARMLRGSRYQAMGGSGWILRVPTEDLARARAIIDSISAEIDLDEYIDPRDQSRRRCPACRSVMLSRAPLAGWRRGVAWATLGLALPFLEKLFQCRKCGQAWRAR comes from the coding sequence ATGAGCGAAATGGTGGAACTCCAGCGATACCCCAACAGCGCCCACGCGGCGCTCGTGCGCGGACGCCTTGCGCAGGACGGCATCGATGCGCGCATGCTCCGTGGCAGCCGCTACCAGGCCATGGGCGGTTCCGGGTGGATCCTGCGCGTTCCGACCGAGGATCTGGCGCGCGCCCGCGCCATCATCGATTCTATCTCCGCCGAAATCGACCTCGACGAGTACATCGATCCCCGCGACCAGAGCCGCCGCCGCTGCCCGGCCTGCCGTTCGGTCATGCTGTCCCGCGCGCCGCTCGCGGGCTGGCGGCGCGGCGTCGCCTGGGCCACGCTCGGTCTGGCGCTGCCCTTTCTCGAAAAGCTGTTTCAATGCCGGAAATGCGGCCAGGCGTGGCGCGCGCGATAA
- a CDS encoding PTS sugar transporter subunit IIA has protein sequence MSEHEILTLEEVAAYLRVSERTVYDWANKGEIPCGKIGTTWRFKRSELEKWVDARLTASKKPVRPESIALRDLLAPERVLLLDCDSKEAALNALVDALGRAPQVKDPEELRREVFERETLMSTGIGFGIGVPHVRLASVKDLVLAVGVNKRDLEDYASLDERPVRIICMVAARENQHAQYLKALAAISNLMKEAEVRDALLSAEDPARIYALLTQGEA, from the coding sequence ATGAGCGAACACGAAATCCTGACCCTCGAAGAAGTGGCCGCCTACCTCCGCGTCTCCGAGCGCACGGTTTACGACTGGGCCAACAAGGGCGAAATCCCCTGCGGCAAGATCGGGACCACCTGGCGCTTCAAACGCAGCGAGCTGGAGAAGTGGGTCGACGCGCGCCTGACCGCGTCGAAAAAGCCGGTGCGCCCGGAATCCATTGCGCTGCGCGATCTGCTGGCGCCGGAGCGGGTGCTACTGCTCGATTGCGACAGCAAGGAAGCGGCGCTCAACGCCCTGGTCGACGCCCTGGGGCGCGCGCCGCAGGTGAAGGACCCGGAGGAGCTCCGCCGCGAGGTGTTCGAGCGGGAAACGCTCATGAGCACGGGCATCGGCTTCGGGATCGGCGTACCCCACGTCCGGCTTGCCTCGGTCAAAGATCTCGTCCTGGCCGTGGGTGTGAACAAGCGGGACCTGGAGGATTACGCCTCCCTGGACGAGCGCCCGGTGCGGATCATCTGCATGGTCGCCGCGCGCGAAAACCAGCACGCGCAATACCTCAAGGCCCTGGCCGCCATCAGCAATCTCATGAAGGAGGCGGAGGTCCGCGACGCCCTGTTGTCGGCGGAAGACCCCGCGCGGATCTACGCGCTGCTCACGCAGGGTGAGGCGTAG
- a CDS encoding DNA internalization-related competence protein ComEC/Rec2: MNRPVVWAAGALAAGILAAGQPGFSLAWVGVCAALLIAIHQLARARPWRDGVMIAAVFFGLGVALEIGQRPGRQGDALSAHARDHPGAIYRIEGRVTQTSVHTPDTTYMAVRLAADRVWASGEPSPVAGGVVLRWSDPGRAVHPGERIAVEGRIDPLLGDVNLGTRGIEDFYRTHGVHSTMRVRGDAVRVLSRPRVDPRYWASRLRHWEAKVFARAAPPEVAPFLRAVWLGDRGDYAEADYQPFLETGTAHILAVSGVHVGIVYLALQWVLGGVIRSRKRLAAVIILAVFLFALAAGARPPIFRAALMIALYLAADLLDREPDAPTALGIAALLMLVPNPALLGDTGFLLSFSSLASILIYCEPINARLEAVPRGVRENLAAALGVSVLPHPVSAHAFHVIPLAGPVANLLVIPLLCGVLWLCMLTVAAAPFSPGAASLFGHAAAPLVAAIHWSARSAAALPLSSIQVTSPTWIACAFFLAGAIGLAQWLHGGAHPRRWLAAAGVALLCAWAFWRPLAPPAGLDFLDVGHGDATFIRTPGGTTLLIDAGNETEYIRAGSRTVVPWLLGQGVDALDYLVITHPDQDHIGGAFPVLDRIRVGTVVLWPDRTDDPSEQALIARCAEAGIPLLRAGAGDSLPVDGARIGVAHPPRGATYTDINNISLVLHVTWPGMNALLTGDIELEAERALLPSAPRVDILKAPHHGSHTSSGPAFLDATAPRFAIISTRGSAVREPVGRGVLPRYDARGIRVLRTDHAGGIRIRQRGEEVIITTARGQRGYTLAPRARPGN; the protein is encoded by the coding sequence GTGAACCGGCCTGTCGTCTGGGCCGCCGGGGCGCTGGCGGCGGGCATTCTGGCCGCGGGGCAGCCCGGCTTTTCGCTTGCCTGGGTTGGGGTTTGCGCTGCGCTGCTGATCGCAATCCACCAATTGGCCCGCGCCCGGCCCTGGCGCGACGGGGTGATGATTGCGGCGGTTTTTTTCGGGCTCGGCGTTGCGCTTGAAATCGGCCAGCGGCCCGGGCGGCAGGGGGATGCGCTCAGCGCGCACGCGCGCGATCATCCGGGCGCGATTTACCGGATCGAGGGGCGGGTTACCCAGACGTCCGTCCACACCCCGGACACGACCTACATGGCGGTCCGCCTCGCGGCGGATCGGGTATGGGCGTCGGGCGAGCCCTCGCCGGTGGCCGGTGGCGTGGTGCTTCGCTGGTCGGATCCCGGCCGCGCGGTGCACCCGGGGGAGCGGATCGCGGTGGAGGGCCGGATCGATCCGCTCCTGGGCGACGTCAACCTGGGCACGCGCGGGATCGAGGATTTCTACCGGACCCATGGAGTCCACAGCACGATGCGCGTTCGGGGAGACGCGGTGCGGGTGCTTTCCCGGCCCCGGGTGGATCCGCGCTACTGGGCCTCCCGCCTGCGGCACTGGGAGGCGAAGGTCTTCGCGCGCGCCGCGCCGCCCGAGGTGGCGCCCTTTTTGCGCGCGGTCTGGCTTGGCGATCGCGGGGACTACGCCGAAGCGGATTACCAACCATTTCTTGAAACGGGCACCGCGCACATTCTTGCGGTATCCGGGGTTCACGTGGGCATTGTCTACCTGGCGCTTCAGTGGGTGCTGGGCGGCGTGATCCGGAGCCGCAAGCGCCTCGCCGCGGTTATCATTCTCGCGGTGTTCCTTTTCGCGCTCGCCGCCGGGGCGCGGCCGCCCATTTTCCGGGCCGCGCTCATGATCGCGCTGTACCTCGCCGCCGATCTGTTGGATCGCGAGCCGGACGCGCCAACGGCCCTGGGTATCGCGGCGCTGCTCATGCTCGTTCCCAATCCGGCGCTGCTCGGGGACACCGGATTCCTGCTGTCGTTCAGCAGCCTGGCGTCCATCCTCATCTATTGCGAACCGATCAATGCGCGCCTGGAGGCGGTTCCCCGGGGCGTGCGCGAAAACCTGGCCGCGGCCCTGGGCGTGTCCGTGCTCCCGCATCCCGTCAGCGCGCACGCGTTTCACGTCATCCCCCTCGCGGGGCCGGTCGCGAACCTGCTGGTGATCCCCCTGCTGTGCGGCGTGCTCTGGCTCTGCATGCTGACCGTGGCCGCCGCGCCGTTCTCGCCGGGCGCCGCGAGCCTTTTTGGCCATGCCGCGGCCCCGCTCGTGGCCGCCATCCATTGGAGCGCGCGGAGCGCCGCCGCCCTGCCGCTTTCGAGCATACAGGTCACCAGCCCCACCTGGATCGCCTGCGCCTTCTTCCTTGCCGGCGCCATCGGGCTTGCCCAGTGGCTCCACGGGGGCGCCCACCCGCGGCGCTGGCTCGCCGCCGCCGGCGTGGCGCTGCTGTGCGCGTGGGCCTTCTGGCGTCCGCTCGCGCCGCCCGCCGGGCTCGATTTTCTTGACGTGGGCCACGGCGACGCAACCTTCATCCGTACGCCGGGCGGGACCACCCTCCTGATCGACGCGGGCAACGAGACCGAGTATATTCGCGCGGGCAGCCGCACCGTCGTTCCGTGGCTGCTGGGGCAGGGCGTAGACGCGTTGGACTACCTCGTGATAACCCACCCGGATCAGGACCACATTGGCGGCGCCTTTCCGGTGCTCGACCGGATCCGGGTCGGGACGGTGGTGTTGTGGCCCGATCGAACCGATGACCCTTCCGAGCAGGCGCTGATTGCGCGTTGCGCCGAGGCCGGCATTCCGCTGCTGCGCGCGGGCGCCGGGGATTCCCTGCCCGTGGACGGAGCGCGGATCGGCGTGGCGCACCCGCCGCGGGGCGCGACTTATACCGACATCAATAACATCTCGCTGGTGCTTCATGTGACGTGGCCCGGAATGAACGCCTTGCTCACGGGCGATATTGAACTGGAGGCGGAGCGCGCGCTGCTGCCATCCGCGCCGCGGGTGGACATTCTCAAGGCGCCGCACCACGGATCGCACACCTCCAGCGGCCCCGCGTTTCTGGACGCCACCGCGCCGCGATTCGCGATCATCTCCACCCGCGGCAGCGCGGTTCGCGAGCCGGTGGGGCGGGGCGTGCTGCCGCGCTACGATGCGCGCGGTATCCGTGTGCTGCGCACGGACCACGCGGGCGGGATCCGGATCCGGCAGCGCGGCGAGGAAGTGATCATAACGACAGCGCGCGGACAGCGCGGCTACACGCTTGCGCCGCGCGCGCGGCCGGGGAATTAG
- a CDS encoding acyltransferase encodes MSIHAGFLQYDVAFGDWEDNAESVRRLLGGAPDLDLLVLPELAFSGYDFRDRDELASLAEPRENGPTAALLRDLARDRSMTVVAGYAEHAPEGCYNAAMLVTPDGALRNYRKIHLFNREQHVFLPGDAPPPVFETPAGRIGVMICFDWFFPETARCLALAGADIIAHPSNLVLPWCQQAMFARSIENGVFSITANRIGTEARTDRSLAFTGGSQILGPRGETLARAPLDAPALGLATLNPASARNKAIADLNDRFDNRRTELYRGLV; translated from the coding sequence GTGTCTATCCACGCAGGGTTCCTGCAGTATGACGTCGCTTTCGGCGATTGGGAGGACAATGCCGAATCCGTCCGCCGTCTCCTTGGCGGCGCGCCGGACCTGGACTTGCTGGTCCTGCCGGAGCTGGCCTTCTCGGGCTACGATTTCCGGGACCGCGACGAGCTGGCATCCCTGGCGGAACCGCGGGAGAACGGGCCCACCGCCGCGCTGCTCCGCGATCTGGCCCGCGATCGCTCCATGACCGTCGTTGCGGGCTACGCCGAACATGCGCCGGAAGGCTGCTACAACGCGGCGATGCTGGTGACCCCCGATGGCGCACTGCGGAATTACCGGAAGATCCACCTCTTCAACCGCGAGCAGCACGTATTCCTGCCGGGCGACGCGCCGCCGCCCGTATTCGAGACGCCCGCCGGACGGATCGGCGTGATGATCTGCTTCGACTGGTTTTTTCCGGAAACCGCGCGCTGCCTGGCCCTCGCCGGCGCGGACATCATCGCGCACCCGAGCAACCTGGTGCTTCCCTGGTGCCAGCAGGCCATGTTCGCACGGAGCATTGAGAACGGCGTCTTCAGCATCACGGCGAACCGCATCGGGACCGAGGCGCGGACGGACCGCAGCCTCGCATTCACCGGAGGGAGCCAGATTCTCGGGCCGCGCGGCGAAACACTGGCGAGGGCCCCGCTGGATGCGCCCGCGCTCGGCCTCGCCACGCTGAATCCCGCCAGCGCGCGCAACAAAGCCATCGCGGACCTCAACGACCGCTTCGACAACCGCCGCACGGAACTCTATCGCGGGCTCGTTTGA
- a CDS encoding LacI family DNA-binding transcriptional regulator, with protein MGTTSKRPTIYDVAREAGVSANTVSRVINGKSGVGDATRLRIHQVIDALGYHPHMGARALRGHQGRCVGVVQAARPDDMPLSHFFMVWLLGELQRVFGEAGERICFDMNPLAGSPGVDYARSVWENLFSACVIASPLPLGDRVIERLHASGIPYLVFGRLDTFPECSAATADYEGGAYTCTKYLVDRGHQSIAMLRAFPNYQPGVDRRRGYLRALCEAGLEPSERLIQSVNFRSTDNAHIVHRLLVDERVTALVDCSGTEDSWSIREGARRAGRTPGKDFEIVVWTYSNDTAVMREACAHLWLPVREAAAEGLELLAAWHRGERQGPINLQYAPALFETMPNLEITHQNRLFGQL; from the coding sequence ATGGGAACTACAAGTAAACGGCCCACGATCTACGATGTCGCCCGCGAAGCGGGCGTCTCGGCCAATACCGTAAGCCGTGTAATCAACGGCAAGTCCGGCGTGGGCGACGCCACCCGGCTGCGTATTCATCAGGTGATCGACGCGCTGGGATACCATCCGCACATGGGCGCGCGCGCGCTGCGGGGCCACCAGGGCCGCTGCGTCGGGGTGGTGCAGGCGGCCCGCCCGGACGACATGCCCCTGAGCCATTTCTTCATGGTCTGGCTCCTGGGCGAATTACAGCGGGTCTTCGGCGAGGCCGGTGAGCGCATCTGTTTCGACATGAACCCGCTCGCCGGGTCGCCGGGTGTCGACTACGCGCGAAGTGTCTGGGAAAATCTTTTCTCGGCCTGCGTGATCGCCAGCCCGTTGCCGCTGGGTGATCGCGTCATCGAGCGGCTGCACGCCTCCGGCATACCCTACCTCGTATTCGGGAGGCTGGACACCTTTCCCGAGTGCAGCGCGGCGACGGCGGATTACGAGGGCGGCGCATACACCTGTACGAAATACCTGGTGGACCGCGGGCATCAATCCATCGCGATGCTGCGCGCCTTTCCCAACTACCAGCCCGGCGTGGACCGGCGCCGGGGCTACCTCCGCGCCCTGTGCGAGGCCGGCCTGGAGCCCAGCGAGCGCCTGATCCAGTCCGTGAATTTCCGGAGCACCGACAACGCGCATATCGTCCATCGCCTGCTGGTGGACGAACGCGTCACCGCGCTGGTGGATTGCAGCGGGACCGAGGACTCCTGGAGCATTCGCGAGGGCGCGCGCCGCGCGGGGCGCACGCCGGGGAAGGATTTCGAGATCGTGGTGTGGACGTATTCCAACGACACGGCGGTCATGCGGGAGGCGTGCGCGCACCTCTGGCTGCCCGTGCGCGAGGCGGCCGCCGAGGGGCTCGAACTGCTTGCGGCGTGGCACCGCGGCGAGCGCCAAGGGCCGATCAACCTCCAATACGCCCCCGCCCTGTTTGAGACCATGCCGAACCTGGAAATCACCCACCAGAATCGCCTTTTCGGCCAGCTGTAA
- a CDS encoding prepilin-type N-terminal cleavage/methylation domain-containing protein, with protein sequence MNKKGFTLIELLVVIAIIGILAAILLPALARAREAARRASCQNNLKQWGLVYKMYANESKGETWPPQQAKLVLPPNGDTPASLRWDMGPYTIAIYPEYLTDPSILMCPSDSDSNVGDIFAADGTSLLLDARRPSQGGGTTANGRGCNHGGSCMGAVDVSYGYFGYLLDLVGPNDPTKTAEDLAAALAPFGVAIANPANVIVNGQWSEALEGQFTALYAGYVAFLGSGGTNPTQFNAVTENDINVDAYGNSGGTKVLRLREGIERFTITDINNPGASAQAQSEVPVMWDRMSTVPSHYNHIPGGSNVLWMDGHASFNKYPESVMVNPPAAWIDGSIDPG encoded by the coding sequence ATGAACAAGAAAGGTTTTACCCTGATCGAGCTGCTGGTGGTTATCGCCATCATCGGCATCCTGGCGGCAATCCTGCTGCCGGCCCTGGCGCGGGCGCGCGAAGCCGCCCGGCGCGCCAGCTGCCAGAACAACCTCAAGCAGTGGGGGCTCGTGTACAAGATGTACGCAAATGAGAGCAAAGGCGAGACCTGGCCGCCGCAGCAGGCGAAATTGGTCCTGCCGCCCAATGGCGACACGCCGGCATCGCTGCGTTGGGATATGGGCCCTTACACCATCGCCATCTATCCAGAGTATCTCACCGATCCGTCCATTCTGATGTGCCCGTCCGATTCGGACAGCAACGTGGGCGATATCTTCGCCGCCGACGGGACCAGCCTGTTGTTGGACGCCCGCCGGCCATCACAGGGCGGCGGCACCACGGCCAATGGCAGAGGCTGTAATCACGGCGGGTCTTGCATGGGCGCGGTCGATGTCAGCTACGGCTACTTTGGCTACCTCCTGGACCTCGTCGGGCCCAATGATCCGACCAAGACGGCGGAGGATTTGGCGGCGGCGCTGGCTCCCTTTGGCGTGGCGATCGCGAACCCCGCGAATGTGATCGTTAATGGCCAGTGGTCCGAGGCTCTGGAAGGGCAGTTCACCGCGCTGTATGCCGGTTATGTGGCGTTTCTGGGCAGCGGCGGGACCAATCCCACCCAATTCAACGCGGTTACGGAGAATGACATCAACGTGGACGCGTACGGGAACAGCGGCGGCACGAAGGTGCTTCGCCTGCGCGAGGGTATCGAACGCTTTACCATCACGGATATCAACAATCCGGGCGCGTCGGCCCAGGCCCAGAGCGAAGTGCCGGTCATGTGGGACCGGATGTCCACGGTGCCGTCGCACTACAACCACATTCCGGGTGGATCCAATGTGCTCTGGATGGACGGCCACGCGTCGTTCAACAAGTACCCGGAAAGTGTCATGGTGAATCCGCCGGCGGCGTGGATCGATGGTTCGATAGACCCCGGCTGA